The genomic window CCGGAGCCTGTGTGACCGATGTCCCAGCCTAACGATAACAACCCCAACCGCCGAAACCTCCCTCTTCTGGGAGAACCGATGGATCCCGGGCAGCTTCTGGTGATCGCCGGCCCCTGCGTTGTCGAAGCGCCCGATCTTATGATGGAAGTCGGGGAAAAGATGAAGCAATGGTGCTTCGAAAGAGGGATTCGGTACATTTTTAAGAGCTCTTATACAAAAGCAAACCGGACAAAAGCCGAATCCCCATCGGGACCCGGTCTTCAGGACGGGCTGCGCATCCTCTCTCATGTTCGGGAGCGGCTCGGTGTCGATTTGCTGACCGATGTTCATTCCGCCGATGAGGCGTCGGCCGCCGCTGAGGTTGTACAAATACTTCAGGTTCCCGCTTTTCTCTGCCGGCAGACTCCCTTGTTGCAGGCTTGCGCCCGGGCTTGCCGGACAATCAACGTCAAGAAGGGGCAATTTCTTGCCCCCGAAGATATGCTGGAAGCGGTGGAAAAGATCCGCAGGATCCGGCCCGACGCCGAGGTTCTACTGACCGAGCGGGGGGCGAGTTTCGGCTACCGGAATCTTGTCGTCGACATGAGAAGCCTCGTCCTTCTCCGGCAAATGCCGGCGCTGACTATCTATGATGCGACCCATTCTTTGCAGCATCCCGGAGTGGGTGGGGATCGCCGATTCGCGCGTCCGCTGACCCGCGCCGCCCTGGCCGCCGGCGCCGAGGGAATCTTCCTGGAGGTCCATCCCGATCCCGAACAGGCCTTGAGTGACCAAACGACCCAGCTGCCCTTGGAATCTGTTCCCGCCTTTCTCGATGAGATGGCGGAACTCCGCCGCTTTTTGTGGGACAGAGAAACCCAAAGTGAGGACGAAGAATGACGCGGTCCTTTTCAAAGGGTCTGGATCTTTCCGAAATGGAGAAAGTCACTGCGATTCTGGGGACGGAAATCCGGGCGATTGAACAACTGAGCCATTTGCTCGAGCAATCGGATCTCGGCGCTGCAGTGGATCTGCTGTGCCTGTCCCGCGGACGGGTTATTGTCTCAGGCGTTGGAAAACCGGGCATCATTGGGCAGCGCATCGCGGCAAGCTTGAGAAGCACCGGCCGGCCGGCCTTTTTCCTGCACCCGGTTGAGGCGATTCATGGCGACCTGGGTCTCGTGACCTCCTCCGATGTGGCATTACTCCTGTCAAGAAGCGGCGAAACGGGGGAACTGCTCGCTCTCATCCCGACACTCCGGCGGATCGGCATCCCGATTATTGCGGCGACCTGCGGAAATGAAAACTCTCTGGCCGAACGGGTCGACTGCCATCTCCCGCTCGGAGATGTGGAAGAGATTCCCGAGTTGGGCGAATTCCCGACCGTCTCGAATACCGTCTTCCAGGTCTTGGGTGACATTCTCACTGTTCTCATCTTTCAACGCAGTGGGCTCTCCCTCGAAGATCTTCGGTTTCTGCACCCCGGCGGTGTGATCGGGCGCCAGGCGACCCTCAGAGTCGCTGATGTGATGCATTCGGGGAGCGCCATGCCCCTTGTGACTGAAGAGACTTCCCTGAAGGAAGCCCTTGTCGTCATCATTGAAAAACGTCTCGGTTTAACCTGCGTCGTCGATGAGGCGGGCAGGCTCTCTGGAGTTGTCGCCGATGGAGATATCAAACGGATTTTGCATCGCTATGGAGATATTAAGGCTCTCATGGTAGCGGAGGTCATGACCAAGGAGCCCAAAACGATCCGTGATGATGAACTTCTTCTTTCCGCCCTCAACCGGATGGAGAACAATCCGGAGGGCGCTATCACATCCCTCGTGGTCGTGGATGACGAGCTGAGGCCCATCGGAATCCTTCATATCCATGACATCCTCCGGACCTCCCCGCATCAGGAGTCTTAGGAACCTTTGATCCCTTCCCGGCTGGATTTATTCCTCCAAGAGCAAGGTCCCACGAGAGATAGACCACCAACGTGCCGATGAAAGAGTATGAGATCGCTCGGGGAAGACGAATCGTTGAATTGGCATGAGCCCTGCTTGCTTCCTTCCTATAGGTCGATTACCGTCATGATTGATAGGAATGGCTCCCGTTGCGTGTCCCGCCGGGGCGCTGCGGGGTCTCCGTACCTTCTTGCCGGGGAACCGGTTAGAAATGAAGGAATCGAGTCTTATGGTCAATGGTTTACCACGAGTGATGGCCCTTTCGAATGGATGGAGCCGCGCCCTGCCTTTTGGGGCTTTCCTTGTCGCTATAATTCTCACTTCCTGTGGCCCCAAGGAAAGGGAAGATGTCATTCCCAGGCCCGAAAACCTCCCCGATCAGGTGATCGAGGGCCTGGTCCTCCGGGAGACGGAAAATGGCGCTCTGCGATGGACCCTGTGGGCCGATCGGGCTCTCAAGTTCGAAAATAAACCGACCCAGTTGGAGGGGGTCCGCATCGTTTTCTACGATGAAAAGGACCATACGGAAAAATCCGTTTTGACCTCTTTGGGTGGAACGGTCGACGAGAAGACGCGCGACCTGTTGGCTGAGGGCGATGTTGTTGTTGTGACCGCTGACAGCATACGTTTGGAGACACCCGAGTTGAGATGGGATCGCCTATCGGGAAAGATCCATACAGAGACGCCGGTGAAGATTACGGAAGGGCAAAGTGTTTTAACCGGCATTGGGATCACTTCGGATATCGATCTCAACTCGTATGTCATCCATAAGGATGTCAAAGGAACGCTTCGAGATAAGGATGGAAGTCTTGAGCGCGAATTCAACTGAGATAACGCACGAGACGGCCGGCGGGATTCAGGCTCCCAAGGGAGCGGTCCTTGAGGCCCGTCATCTGGTCCGATATTATGGAAAGTTAAGGGTTGTCGATGACGTCTCTCTCGATGTGGCGCCCGGGGAAGTCGTAGGGCTGCTCGGTCCCAACGGCGCGGGAAAGACGACAACCTTCTATATGATCGTCGGCCTGCTCCGTCCCAAGTCAGGAAGTATCCACTTCGGCGAAAAGGATATTACGAATGAACCCCTCTATCGGCGGGCGCGTTTGGGGATCGGGTATCTTGCACAAGAGGCGTCGATTTTTAGACGGCTGACGGTGCGGGAAAATATCATGGGCATTCTTGAGACCCGCGGGCTTTCCCGAAAGGAACGGGAGAGTCGCTGTGAAGAACTTCTGGGCGAGCTTGATCTCACTCCCTTGGCTGATCGCCGGGGTTATCATCTTTCCGGCGGTGAACGACGCCGTGTTGAGATCACCCGGGCGCTGGTGACGAATCCATCCTATATACTTCTTGATGAACCTTTTGTCGGGATCGATCCGATCGCTGTTCAGGAGATTCAACAAATTATTCTCCGGTTGAAGGCCCGTGGTTTGGGAATCCTGATCACGGATCACAGCGTTCGCGAAACCCTTAGCGCCACGGATCGCGCCTATCTCATGTATGAGGGAAAGATCCGCATCAGCGGCCGGGCTCAGGATCTCATCGATGACGCCTGGGCGAGGAAGATTTATTTGGGAGAGAATTTCAGACTTTGAGGATTGATGTTGATGGAGATGAGACAGGGATTACATCTCGGGCCGAGGTTGCAGCAGAAACCGATCATCACGCTGAAAATCCAGCAGGCGCTGAAGATTCTCCAGCTGCCGACCCTGGAACTTCAGCACGAGCTGAGACAATACCTCGAAAGCAACCCGCTTCTCGAACAAGAGGAAGATGTCGAACTCACCGAACAGACCGCGGTTGAGGAGCCGTCCAACGACAAACAAGAAGAAGAGGTGGAGGCCCCGGACTGGTCGGACTTTCTCAATGACCGCGACTCCTGGGAAAGCCCTCGCCGTGAGCGCGAGGAGCTGGAACGAATAGAGAAGACACCCGTTAGTACCCCGACCCTGCATGAAAGCCTTCTCAATCAGGTCCGGCTCGTCACGGTGGACGCTGAAGAAGGTAGAATAGCAGAGTTTATCATTGGATCGATCGATGAAAACGGCAGGCTTACCATTGAGGCCGAGGAATTGGCTGAACTGCTGAAACTAGATGCGGAAAAGGTCAAGTCTGTCATCGGCAAGATCCAGAATCTTGAGCCTCCCGGCGTTGGGGCCCGGAATCTCCAAGAATGTCTGATGATTCAGCTGAGGGCAAGGGGCGGAGAGGGCAAACTGCCCTATAGGATTGTGGCGGAAACATTCGATCATCTGGCGAAAAGGCGGATCAACGAAATCGCCCGTGAATTGCACGTTTCACTTGAGAATGTACAAGACGCATTGGATGTCATCTCTCACCTGGATCCCCATCCCGGACGGGATCTGGCGGTGGCGGATTCCCCCTATATCTATCCGGATCTGATTGTTGAAAAAGTGGACGGCGACTATGAAGTCTTCCTCAATGATCGCAATGTTCCCCGCCTGCGAATTTCCTCCGCATATGCGGACATCCTCAGGGGGGACAAAGACCGGGGAGACAAGACCAGGACCTATGTCGAGAGGAAGCTCTCGAGCGCCAGGTGGGTTATTCTCGCCGTTGAGCGGCGGAGGAAAACGATGGTCGAAGTGATGAAGACCATCGTCGATCTGCAGCGGGATTTCTTCGATAAGGGGATATCGCATTTCAAGCCCATGGTGCTTCAGGATGTCGCGACCATTGTCGGTGTGCACGAAGCCACCGTGGCCCGCGTGACGAGCCATAAGTATGTCCAAACGCCGCGTGGTGTTTTCCATTTAAAATATTTCTTCTCATCCAAAATCAAGACGGATGCCGGCAGCGATGCCTCTTCAAAGGCCGTCAAGGCCAGGCTTCAGACGCTCATTGATCAAGAGGATAAGCTTCATCCGCTAAGCGACGACAAACTTGGAGCCATTTTGAACGATGAGGGGTTTCAAATAAGGCGCCGGACCGTCGCCAAGTACCGGGATCAGATGGGCGTCTTGAATGCCCGGATGAGACGTCGGGTTTAGCCAAGCGGGGGATTCCCCGTAATCAGGAGGAGGAAAATCAATGGATATCATTACCACTGCCCGGCATACCGAGTTGACCCCGGAGATTCGTGAACACGCAGAAAAGAGACTCCGGAAGCTGGAGCGCTATGTAAGCGACCTCCAGGAAGTGCATCTCATCATCAACAAGGAGAAGTACCGGCACGTTGCAGAGGTCACCCTAAGGGCCAAAGGAACAAATATTGTCAGCAGCGACGAATCGAGCGATCTCCTCACATCGATTGATCGTGTCGTGGATCGAGTGGAGCGGCAGGTCAAAAAAATCAGGGCGCGTCTCAAGGATCGCGGCAAGGCGCGGCGCCAATCGTCCCGTCGCGTGATGACATCGGCCGAACCCGGCTTTGTCGAAGAGGAAGAGCCGGTCGATGAGGTCCAGGAAGATGAATCCTATCCTCCGGTTGTCGTCCCGCGGCAGGAAATTTTCAGGACGGAGCCGACCACGGTTTCCAAAGCCGTGGATGAATTGCGTCTGCAAGAGGAAGATGTCCTCCTTTTCCGCAATGAGAAAACAGGCGTTGTAAGCCTTGTCTATATGAGGCCCGATGGAAATGTCGGATTCGCAGAAGCCCTCTGATAATCTGTCGTCGTTACAAGGACGGGTTCAACAGGAGCGGTTGAAGATCCGGGATTTCTACGAGAAATCCCGTGATGAGCTCAAGTTGCATCCTCTGACGCCTCTGGATGATACCGACCGGGATATCGGCACAACGGATATCAGCCGTCCCAGTTTCGTACTGATGGGTTATGACGCTCACTTTCCAAAGGACAGGATACAAATCCTTGGGAAGGCGGAAGTCTCCTATCTGAAGACACTCAGCCGAGAAGAGAGCCGGAAGGCTCTGGCGAATCTGTGTCGATTCGACATTCCCTGCATCATCCTTTCCCGATCCTTGGATCCACCGGATGATCTTTTGGAACTGGCCACAGCGAACAAAATCCCTGTTTTACAAAGCGAGCTGCCCACGACCGATTTCATTCAGGTCGTGGCATCGATTCTCAACGAGCAATTCTCTCCCTTTACCAGTGTTCATGGGACGCTGGTTGATGTTTATGGAGTCGGTCTCCTCTTTACGGGACGTTCCGGAATCGGCAAGAGCGAATGCGGTCTGGATCTTGTCGAAAGGGGCCATCGCCTGGTGGCGGATGATGTTGTTCACGTCAAAGAACGCCATAAGAGCGTATTGATCGGACGGGGCGTCGAGCTGGCCCGCAGTTTCATGGAGATTCGCGGCATCGGCATCATCGATGTGCAGGCGATGTATGGTATTCGCTCGATCCGCGCGCAGAAGCGGATCGAGCTTCAAGTCGTTCTCAAAGAGTGGGAGGCCGCCAAAGATTTCGAGAGGCTTGGGCTGGAAGAGAAGGAAACGATGATCCTCGGTGTGAAGATACCCATGGTGATCGTTCCCATTATCCCAGGAAAGAACATTTCCGTGATCGCTGAAACGATTGCGCTCAATTATTTGGTAAAGGCCTACGGGTACAATCCCGCTGAACATTTCAGCGATAATCTCCTTGAGGTGCTGCGCCGAAAAGCCAATCTGGAGAGATTGGCCCGTGATGATCCGGAGTAGCCGTGGCGGACTCCCCCGCACAGATCGCCGGTCTGCTGGTGACCCACGGCGCTTTGGGCACTGAGCTCATCCGCGTCGTGGAGTCGATTTTGGGTCCACAAGAAGATATCGCCGTTGTTTCAAATACCGGAACCTCGATGGAGAGTCTGACCCGAAAGATCCGGACGCAGATCGAGTCCATACAAGCAGAAGATCTCTTTATCTTTGTGGATCTTCTCGGAGGTTCCTGCAGCCAGGTCTGCCAGCTGGTTCGTCAAGAACATCCCTCGACCGTGATCTTCTCCGGTGTCAATCTACCCATGTTGCTCGAGTTTGCTTATAAACGGAGGCTTTTGGAGCCGGTCGAATTGGCGGCGGAGGTTGCACGAAAAGGGCGCGAGGGAATCCAATGTCTCTCACTTCCACATTCCTGCTGATTCGGGTCGATGACCGATTGATGCATGGCCAGGTCACCCTGGGTTGGGGAAACGAATTGGCGCCCCGGCAATATCTCATTGTGGATGACCAATTGGCCTTCAGCCCGATGGAAGCTGAACTCTTTAGGCTCGTGGCGCCCGAAGGAACCCATGTTCACATTTTCTCACCCAAGGCGTTTCTTGAAGAGATGGGAAAGGAATCAGTCTGGGACCGGGCGATCCTCATTCTGCGGGATATCCCGGCTCTGCTCGCACTCATCCGCGGCGGATTTCATCCGCCGGAGATCAATCTCGGCGGGATTCACCGGCATGCGGGGGCCACGGAAGTGTTGCCCTACCTGTTTTTAAGCCATGAAGACTGGGACGGATTGGAGGAGGTGGCGGCCTCCGGCGCCCAGCTCTATGCGCAGGAACTGCCCGGCCGGCCTTCCCATCGATGGGTTGCCCTGAGAGATAGAAAGCCGAACCGTGCCGGTTGAACAGATGGAGACCCTGCGTTGGATTCTTCTCATCCTTTGGATTTTCTGGGTCGGAGTTGACCGGCGAGCCTTTGGCAATTTCCAACTTCATCAGCCTCTCATCGCAAGCACCGTCTCGGGTCTTATCGTCGGTCTTCCGGAAATGGGATGCCTCATGGGGGTCGCCCTTCAGGCCGTTTGGTTGCAACCTTTAACACTCGGTGGGGTTATTCCCTTGGCGACCGGTCCGGCCGCCTGTGCCGGTATCCTTTGGCTCCGGACCATACTCCCCGCCGGCTCGGGTTGGCTGGGTGACGGATCGCCCCTGGATCTCTTGAAGGTGGTGGCGCCGCTGCCCCTGATCATCCTGTGGGTCGCGGTGTTGGGAGTCTTTCTCGAAGGAAAGATCCGAAAGATCAATTGGCGTTTGGAAAACGAGGAAGGGGACCGTTCCGGTACCCGCGGGCACCCGGGCTTTCGAATCACCGCCATCGGTCTCGCTCTTCCCGGCCTTGCTGCGATTCTCGCTGTGATCGGGTCCGTCGGCCCCATCCTCCTAATCCGCTTGTTGATAGGAGGGAAGGAGCCTGCTGTCAGCGTCATTTCAGACCTTCCTTCAATGGAAGGGGGCCTTCTTCCTATCTATCTATGGGTTCTATTGGGGATCGGCTTGGGGGGTGAAGTGGGGCGTTTGATTCGATCTCAGCCCAGGGGATGGGGATGGATCGCCGCGGGGATCCTGGGGGGATTGGTCATAGGCTGGGTTCTCTCATGAGAAAACCGAACCGCCTCATCTTGCTGTGGAAACTCCTGGCCCTGGAAGCCCTCTTCAATCATCAAAGCGGCCAGCGCCGGGGTTGGTTCTATATCCTGGAGGGCTCCATCGAGCGGGCCGCCTGGAGTGATGCGAATCGGCAGGCTCCAGCTCGGCTCAATGTCACACCCCCCTTTGCAGGGCTTCTTCTTGGGATGTGGCGAAAAGATCTCATGGGGGGCCCGAAAAAGGGCGGTGGCCCCTTCCCAGTGGAGACGTTATCCAGTACTTTGAGCGCCCGGGCCGACCGTCTGCTCTGGGGCTCTGTTCAACCGGCCGTTTTCTCGGTGGCGCTGATGCTGGCGCTCTTGGGCGGATCGGGTTCACCTTTGGCGGTGCCGATTCTCTGGATCGTTTTCGTGATAGGATGGCAGGTGTGGGGTTGGCGCCAATCCGATCAGCGGCCAATGGAAGCGCTTATCGGCTTCATCGGATCTCCCCGTTGGGCGATCTGGGAGCGACGGATGGGCCGACTCCGCCGGATCGCCGTCGGCGCCGTGCTGGGTTACTGGATCGCAGGTGGCGAGGGCTCGGGGATGGAACCCTACCGCTATGCCGCCCCCGTGCTGGGATTGATATTCGTTCTCGTTTGGAAGGTTCCTCCATTGAGATGGGGGATTGTGGCCCTGTTCCTCGCTCTGGGATTCGGCCTTTTCATCGGACCCGGAAGTGTGGTTCCTTGAGTCTCATGGGGAAAGCGGTAAGGTTGAGGTAACGCATTCGTGTTTGAATCGGAAGTTCGCGTACCAAATATTCCAGGAATCCACGCCCGGCCCGCGGCTGAATTAGTCAAATATGCCGCGCGCTTCGCCTCCGAGATTTTCTTGGAGGCAAACGATCTGACGATTAATGCGAAGTCGATTATGGGTGTCATGATGCTGGCCGCCGTCACCGGAACGATATTGAAGGTCCGCGCCGTGGGACCCGATGAATCGCAAGCTGTTCAGGGTGTCGTCGATCTGATTTCATCGGGTTTTGGAGAGGAGATGGAGGATGCCCCGGAAGGCGGAACCAAAGCCACCGACTGAGCATATGATCGGTGTTCCGGCGGCTCCCGGTTTTGTAGCCGGACCTGTTTATCTGCTGGACGGTCCCAGCCGTATTATTGTTAAAGAGAGATCGCTCGAACCGCATGAAATCGCCGGCGAGGTCCGCCATTTTCGCAAGGCCCTGCGCCTGGCCCGGGAAGAAATTACCGCCATCTGCAATGGTATTGAATCGCCCGAGGACGCCGGCCTTCAGCTTCTCAACGCCCATGGATTGATTGTTGAAGACCACACCCTGCAGGGGCGCATCATCGACACCATCAAAAATGAGAGAATCGCCGCCGATGGAGCCGTTTATCGCATCTTCATGGAGTATATCACTCATATGGAGGGCACCCCTGGCGAGTATTTTCGCGCCCGCGGTGAGGATATGCGGGATGTCATGCACCGGATCCTCCAACAGCTTCAAGATTGGGAACTCGGGTCGGCGGCCGCCATCCCCCAAGGTGTGATCCTGGTCGCTTCCGAATTGAGCCCGTCCGAGAGTGCTTGCCTCGACCCGCAACGGATCCTGGGTGTTGCCACCGATCATGGGGGAGCGACAAACCATGTGGCGATCATGGCCCGCAACAGGGGGATTCCCGCCGTTCTCGGGCTTGTGAACATTACGACCCGGGTCCAAGCCGGCGACATGATATTGTTGGACGGCAGCCACGGCCGCGTCACCCTCCGCCCGGCCCGTTCCGAGTTAAAGGCGTTTCAGAGATTACAGACCAGGGAATTGAGGATTCGGACCGCCCTTGGGCAGCAAGTCAGGCTGCCTTCCCACACGATTGATTTGCAGAGAATACCCCTCTTCTCGAATATTGAAGCTCCAGATGATGCGGAGCTGGCCTTGAAAGAGGGGGCTGAGGGGATCGGCCTCTATCGAACCGAGTTTCTTTACTCCCGGCATACCGGATGGCCTTCGGAGGAGGAGCAGGTTCGAGCCTACCGCCGTGTGGTTCGAAAGATGAGGAAACGTCCCGTCATCATCCGCACGATGGATGTGGGGGGTGATAAATTTGCGGCCCTCAGCGGTATCGGCCGTGAGAGTAATCCCTTCCTCGGTGTCCGGGGGATCCGTTTCTCACTCATGCATCCCGAAATTTTCCGCACCCAGCTGCGGGCGATCATGCGTGTGGCTGATCAAGGGAATGTCCGCATTCTTTTGCCGATGGTCAGCAATTTGGATGAGGTCAGGGAGGCCAAGCAACTGGTTGGATCGGTGCGCCGCGAAGTGGAACGGGAAGGGGTGGCTGTTCAATCGCTGGCGCTCGGTGTCATGGTGGAAGTTCCCTCCATGGTGATCCTCTCCGATCTCTTGAGCCGTGAAGTTGATTTCCTCAGTATCGGATCCAATGATCTCATTCAGTATGTACTGGCGGCGGATCGAGGGAATGAAAACGTAGCGCATATCTATGATCCTTTCCATCCCGCTGTCTTGCGGGCCATCTATACAACGGTGCAAAGCGGGCACCGGGCCGGCATTTCGGTCTCTTCCTGCGGTGAGATGTCGGGGGATCCAATGGGCGTGTTGGTGCTTCTCGGCTTGGGCATCGACCAGTTGAGTGTGGCTCCCTGGCGCATCAAACCGGTCAAGCAGATCATACGGGCATCGAGCATCAGCCACCTGCGTCATGTGATTGAGCAGGATGCGCTGACCTGCGCCACACCCTCTGAGTTGCGGACGGCGCTGATTCAAGCCTTTCCGGATACGGCGGCGGCGACCTGGGGCAAACCGAACGGATTGTACGATCCCTCTCCTCAAAAATGAGAAGAGGCCGGATGAGGAAACCGTTGAAATGAGAAAGTCGTGGTAGAAAATTCCCGCGGTTCAAACGGCCTCCCGCCGCAGGAACCGATGATCGACCTTGTAAGACGTACACCGGATGATTTTCTCCTTAGTTACAATAAAGCAACCGGCCTGAAGGGCTGGTCTTTGGAGAAGTGGCCTGCCGGACTCCTTATATTGGGAATGGGCGGTTCTGGTATCTCGGGTCTTCTTCTTCAAACGCTCATGGTGAAGGAATGCCCGGTTCCCCTGATCTGGTCACGCGATCTCTTTCTCCCGGCCTATCTCGATGAGAGATGGCTGGTGGTCGCCGTCAGTTATTCCGGCAATACCTGGGAAACATTGAAGACACTACAGGAAGTCGAGGCCCTGGGGCTTCCTTGGCGGGGCCTGGCTTCTGGCGGATCATTAACCGCCAAGGCGCGGGAAGCGGGAGCCCTCATCCATACCCTCGAACCCGGCCTGCCACCACGATCGATGAGCTTGGCCGCCTTAGCGGGGCTCCTCGCTCTCTTCCACCATCTTCTCCCTTCGCTCTCATCCCAGATCGAGGAAACGCGCCGGGAGATGGCGGAGGATATGGTGGATTGGGATCTTCTGGGCCGATCCCGCCTCTCGCCGCCGGAAAAATGCGGCGCGTGGCCGGTCTTTCCGCGTGATCCACACCTCTTGGCCGATTTGCTGGTATCGCGTTTCCCGCTCTTCTACGGTTGGGGAATGGTGGGAGAGGCCGTGGCCTATCGCTGGATGTGCCAGATGGCTGAGAATGCGAAGGTTCCGTCGCATGCCCACCGGCTTCCTGAACTCCTCCACAACGAAATCGTGGCGTGGAAGGAATGGGGTTCCCTGCGGCCGGCGCCGGTCCTTTTGCGGATCGACACGGAGGCTCGGCCGGTGGTCGATGCGGCCGGCACCCCGTGGGATCGTGTCTGGCGGGAACTGGAAGGGGCCGGTATCGAAGCCTGGTCCATCCCGGCCGCCGGCGGATCCCTGCTGTCCCGTTCCTTGCGCCAGGTCTTGCTGGGTGACGCCGTGAGTGTCTTGTCGGCCCGCCGCCGGCGGGTGGCCGCGACACCGGTTCCCGCAATTGAAAGGCTGAAGGCGGAAAGATAGAGCAAGAGCCGCTGTTCATTTCCGGGGGCGGCACTCTTTAACATTGATGGAGGTTCAACAAAGATGAGTTTGGCACCCAAGGATTTTATTGCGATTATTCCCGCGGCCGGTATTGGAACCCGACTGAGGCCCCATACACACACTCTTCCCAAAGCGCTGATCAATGTCGCGGGCCGTCCCATCCTGGCTCACATACTGGATGCGCTGATCCAACAGGGAATTAAACGCTATGTCCTGGTTGTCGGTTATATGGGTGATCGGATCCGCGAGTATATTGATGAACGTTACGAAATCGATGTGGAATTTGTGGAACAGGAAACCCGCAGGGGTCTTGGGCATGCGATTTATATGACAAAAGATATCGTAGGCTCCCATCCGTCGCTTATCGTTTTGGGCGATACGATTGTACAAACGGACTACGCCGCCTATCTGAATCCCAATGAAATCGTTATCGGCGTGAAGGAGGTGGAAGACCCCCGGCGGTTCGGTATTGTCGAAATCGCCGACGGATATGTCCAACACCTCGTCGAGAAACCCGAACAGCCGACGAGCAACCTCGCCATCGTCGGCATCTATGGAATCCGCCACACGGACCGGCTCTTCAAGGCCCTGGGCGGGCTCATTGAGGACGGAAAGACGACCAAGGGTGAATTCCAACTGACCGATGCCCTCGAAAAGATGATGCAGGATGGGGCGAAGATGACGGTCCAACTCGTGAGCGGATGGTTTGATTGCGGAAAGCCGGAGACGCTGCTTCAGACCAACCGGCATCTGCTGGAGGGGGTCACCCCGCCGATTCCGCGCCCCGGCGTTGTCTTTGTGCCCCCGGTCTTTGTGGATAGCAAAGCGGTCGTGGAGCAATCGATCCTGGGTCCTTATGTTTCGGTGGCCCGCGGCGCCATCGTCCGGGGCTCGATCCTCCGTGATTCGATCGTCACCGAAAATGCGACGGTGGAAGATATCATTCTCGAGAACTCCGTCATCGGCGAAAATGCGGTGGTCCAAGGAACCTGCCAGAGCCTCAATGTGGGGGATTCCTCGGAGATCAGACCCTCATGAGGCCCCTCTGACTCTTTTCCCGGCGGAATGAAGAAGTCCCTCCCGGCCGATAAAGGGATTTTCAACCCCCTTGAACCGAACCTCCTTATCGCGGTATGCTGATTAACTGGCTGTCGTAAGAATTGGGAGGAGGAATTGATGAAGCAATACAACTTGTTCACGAGTGAATCCGTCGCCGCCGGCCACCCCGATAAAGTAGCCGATCAGATCAGTGATGCGATTCTCGATGCCTATATCGCCCAAGACGATCATAGTCGTGTCGCCTGTGAAGTGATGGTGACGACCGGAATGGTTTTGGTTTCCGGGGAGATCTCATCACGCGCCCAGGTGGATATCAGAGCGATTGTTCGCAGGACTATTGCTGAAATCGGGTATACCGATCCGTTCTGTCGCTTTGAGGCGGATAGCTGTTGTGTCTTGATCAGCATCGATGAACAGAGCCCGGATATCACAATGGGCGTTGTCAAAAAAGATGAATCAAAACAGGGCGCCGGTGACCAAGGGATGATGTTCGGATTCGCATGTGATGAAACACCAGAGTTCATGCCTCTGCCCATCGTTCTTTCCAATGCATTGATCCGCAAGTTGAATGAGATCCGGAATCAGAAGAAGGTCGATTATCTACGGCCTGACGGCAAGGCTCAGGT from Candidatus Eisenbacteria bacterium includes these protein-coding regions:
- the kdsA gene encoding 3-deoxy-8-phosphooctulonate synthase is translated as MDPGQLLVIAGPCVVEAPDLMMEVGEKMKQWCFERGIRYIFKSSYTKANRTKAESPSGPGLQDGLRILSHVRERLGVDLLTDVHSADEASAAAEVVQILQVPAFLCRQTPLLQACARACRTINVKKGQFLAPEDMLEAVEKIRRIRPDAEVLLTERGASFGYRNLVVDMRSLVLLRQMPALTIYDATHSLQHPGVGGDRRFARPLTRAALAAGAEGIFLEVHPDPEQALSDQTTQLPLESVPAFLDEMAELRRFLWDRETQSEDEE
- a CDS encoding KpsF/GutQ family sugar-phosphate isomerase, yielding MTRSFSKGLDLSEMEKVTAILGTEIRAIEQLSHLLEQSDLGAAVDLLCLSRGRVIVSGVGKPGIIGQRIAASLRSTGRPAFFLHPVEAIHGDLGLVTSSDVALLLSRSGETGELLALIPTLRRIGIPIIAATCGNENSLAERVDCHLPLGDVEEIPELGEFPTVSNTVFQVLGDILTVLIFQRSGLSLEDLRFLHPGGVIGRQATLRVADVMHSGSAMPLVTEETSLKEALVVIIEKRLGLTCVVDEAGRLSGVVADGDIKRILHRYGDIKALMVAEVMTKEPKTIRDDELLLSALNRMENNPEGAITSLVVVDDELRPIGILHIHDILRTSPHQES
- the lptC gene encoding LPS export ABC transporter periplasmic protein LptC, whose protein sequence is MAPVACPAGALRGLRTFLPGNRLEMKESSLMVNGLPRVMALSNGWSRALPFGAFLVAIILTSCGPKEREDVIPRPENLPDQVIEGLVLRETENGALRWTLWADRALKFENKPTQLEGVRIVFYDEKDHTEKSVLTSLGGTVDEKTRDLLAEGDVVVVTADSIRLETPELRWDRLSGKIHTETPVKITEGQSVLTGIGITSDIDLNSYVIHKDVKGTLRDKDGSLEREFN
- the lptB gene encoding LPS export ABC transporter ATP-binding protein, with the protein product MEVLSANSTEITHETAGGIQAPKGAVLEARHLVRYYGKLRVVDDVSLDVAPGEVVGLLGPNGAGKTTTFYMIVGLLRPKSGSIHFGEKDITNEPLYRRARLGIGYLAQEASIFRRLTVRENIMGILETRGLSRKERESRCEELLGELDLTPLADRRGYHLSGGERRRVEITRALVTNPSYILLDEPFVGIDPIAVQEIQQIILRLKARGLGILITDHSVRETLSATDRAYLMYEGKIRISGRAQDLIDDAWARKIYLGENFRL
- the rpoN gene encoding RNA polymerase factor sigma-54; the protein is MRQGLHLGPRLQQKPIITLKIQQALKILQLPTLELQHELRQYLESNPLLEQEEDVELTEQTAVEEPSNDKQEEEVEAPDWSDFLNDRDSWESPRREREELERIEKTPVSTPTLHESLLNQVRLVTVDAEEGRIAEFIIGSIDENGRLTIEAEELAELLKLDAEKVKSVIGKIQNLEPPGVGARNLQECLMIQLRARGGEGKLPYRIVAETFDHLAKRRINEIARELHVSLENVQDALDVISHLDPHPGRDLAVADSPYIYPDLIVEKVDGDYEVFLNDRNVPRLRISSAYADILRGDKDRGDKTRTYVERKLSSARWVILAVERRRKTMVEVMKTIVDLQRDFFDKGISHFKPMVLQDVATIVGVHEATVARVTSHKYVQTPRGVFHLKYFFSSKIKTDAGSDASSKAVKARLQTLIDQEDKLHPLSDDKLGAILNDEGFQIRRRTVAKYRDQMGVLNARMRRRV
- the raiA gene encoding ribosome-associated translation inhibitor RaiA, whose translation is MDIITTARHTELTPEIREHAEKRLRKLERYVSDLQEVHLIINKEKYRHVAEVTLRAKGTNIVSSDESSDLLTSIDRVVDRVERQVKKIRARLKDRGKARRQSSRRVMTSAEPGFVEEEEPVDEVQEDESYPPVVVPRQEIFRTEPTTVSKAVDELRLQEEDVLLFRNEKTGVVSLVYMRPDGNVGFAEAL